Within Phycisphaerae bacterium, the genomic segment GGCGTAGGGGGCTTCGCCGGGCTGTTCCGCTTGGACTATCACGAGAAGCTCTTTCAGCGGAACTACCGCAAGCCGGTGCTGGTCGCGTGCACGGACGGCGTGGGCACCAAGCTGCTCGTCGCCCAAATGGCCAAACGTTTTGACACCATCGGCATTGACCTGGTGGCGATGAACGTCAACGACCTGCTGGCGACCGGGGCCGAACCGCTGCTGTTCCTGGATTACCTGGCGGTCGGGCGGCTTGATCCGGAGCGGGCGGTGGAACTGGTCGAAGGCATCAGCCGCGCCTGTCAGGAGGCCGACTGCGCCCTGATCGGCGGCGAGACGGCCGAGATGCCCGACCTGTACGAAAAGGACGATTTCGACCTGGCGGGATTCTCCGTCGGCGTGCTCGAACTGCACAAGACCATCGACGGATCGCGGATCGAGCCGGACGACGTCATCCTGGGCCTCGCCAGCAGCGGCCTGCACAGCAACGGCTACAGCCTCGCTCGCAAGATCATCTTCGACAAGCTGCAACTGCGGATTGACGATCCGCTGCCGGGGCTGGACGCGACGGCCGCGGACGAATTGCTCAAACCGACGCGGATCTACGTGCAGCCGGTGCTATCGGTGCTCCGCTACTACCGGGTCAAGCAGGCGGTCCGCGGCATGGCCCACATCACCGGCGGCGGCCTGCCGGGCAACGTCATCCGCGTGCTGCCGAAGGACTGCCAGGCGCTAATCGAGACGGATTCGTGGCCCGTGCCGGAGATTTTCGACCTGCTGGCGTCGCAGGGACCGGTCGAGCGCGAGGAGATGTTCCGCGTGTTCAACATGGGCATCGGCTTTGTGATGATCGTGCGGCCGACGTTCGCCGATTCGATCGCCCGGCAGCTCCGCCGCGCCGGCGAGCAGGTCTACCGGATCGGCCGGATCAAGTCCGGCAAGACCGCCGTGGAACTCCGCTGAGTTCAGCGGCCGTAGCGCGACGGCGGCGCGCCGAAACGACGGGAAAATGCGCTGCTGAAGTGGAACGGGCTGGAAAACCCCAGCTTCCCAGCGGTCTGCGACACCGAATGGCCCATCCGCAGAAACTCAACGGCCATGCCGAGCCGCAGATCATCGTAGTAGCGCTTCGGCGTCTTGCCCGTGGTCTGGAGGAAAACCTGGCGAAATCGCCGCTCACCCAGGCCCGCCGCCTCAGCCCATTCCCGCAGGCCCACCCGTCCCGAAAGGTCGGCGTGCATCTTCTCGATCACGCGGGCGATCGCCCGCTGGTGCGGCTGGGGTTTGCCGTCCTGACGCTGCCGATCGACCCAGCGGTGAAGCATCAGCGACAGGTATGCTGAGGCGCAGCGTCGTGAGGACCGGCCGGTCTTGCGGAGCAGGGCCATGCAGTCGCTGACGTCCTCAACGTCGCGCTGGTGGGCCGTCACTCGCAAAACCCGATCCAGCGGCACGCCGAGCTCGCCCTCGACGAAGCATTCGAACCACCAGAAGTCCCACCGTCCGCCCAGACAGCGGTACCGCCGCAGACGAGGGTGATCGAACAGCAGCAGCGTGTCGGCCTCGACGGTCAGCGGCCCGAAGTCATCCGACTCGAGGGCCCCTTGGCCCGCCAGCGTGCGCAGAACGACCAGGCCGCTGCGCCCATCCGACGGGCGCGGCCGGACGTCGTACGAGTCGTCGGCCTTGACCGACCAGACGGCCTGGAGGGCCAGGCCCGCCGCGGTCTGCGGCGAGCGTGTGATCGAACAGTCGTTCCACATGCCTCCAGAGTACCCGAATTACCGAAATATGTATAGATTATTCCCGTTTACGCATCGTATTCAGAGCTAGCGTGCCGTATAGTGTATGCTGTATGACTGGCGACCCGATATGAAGGAGTGCCCGATGAAC encodes:
- a CDS encoding phosphoribosylformylglycinamidine cyclo-ligase; this translates as GVGGFAGLFRLDYHEKLFQRNYRKPVLVACTDGVGTKLLVAQMAKRFDTIGIDLVAMNVNDLLATGAEPLLFLDYLAVGRLDPERAVELVEGISRACQEADCALIGGETAEMPDLYEKDDFDLAGFSVGVLELHKTIDGSRIEPDDVILGLASSGLHSNGYSLARKIIFDKLQLRIDDPLPGLDATAADELLKPTRIYVQPVLSVLRYYRVKQAVRGMAHITGGGLPGNVIRVLPKDCQALIETDSWPVPEIFDLLASQGPVEREEMFRVFNMGIGFVMIVRPTFADSIARQLRRAGEQVYRIGRIKSGKTAVELR
- a CDS encoding helix-turn-helix transcriptional regulator; protein product: MWNDCSITRSPQTAAGLALQAVWSVKADDSYDVRPRPSDGRSGLVVLRTLAGQGALESDDFGPLTVEADTLLLFDHPRLRRYRCLGGRWDFWWFECFVEGELGVPLDRVLRVTAHQRDVEDVSDCMALLRKTGRSSRRCASAYLSLMLHRWVDRQRQDGKPQPHQRAIARVIEKMHADLSGRVGLREWAEAAGLGERRFRQVFLQTTGKTPKRYYDDLRLGMAVEFLRMGHSVSQTAGKLGFSSPFHFSSAFSRRFGAPPSRYGR